Proteins encoded within one genomic window of Ideonella dechloratans:
- a CDS encoding S49 family peptidase gives MSSNEPSTPDPLGPYDSPLSSSPSPAPESAAPATAPAAAPSPEAQRLAGLETLLQQFGSEMLRQRRSERRWRIGFRLAWFGLVLAVAWAVFTQHGVHPAAPSGPHTALIEVRGEIAEQSEASAENIVASLKSAYEDDSAKGIVMRFNSPGGSPVQAGIVSDEIQRLRKLHPNKKLYAVCEEMCASAAYYMAANADEIYVDKASIVGSIGVLMDGFGFTGLMDKLGVERRLLTAGANKGMLDPFSPVDEKQKAYAEAMLEQIHQQFITVVKHGRGDRLKLNDDTFSGLFWNGEEAVNQGLADHYGNLDYVAREVVKAEDVIDYTPQENVAERLAKRFGASIGEGVVHAMRAIGPLR, from the coding sequence ATGTCGTCGAACGAACCGTCCACGCCGGATCCCCTGGGTCCGTACGACTCTCCGCTGAGCTCTTCGCCCTCACCGGCCCCGGAGTCGGCGGCCCCCGCCACGGCGCCTGCCGCCGCGCCATCGCCCGAGGCCCAGCGCCTGGCCGGGCTGGAGACCCTGCTGCAGCAGTTCGGGTCCGAGATGCTGCGCCAGCGCCGCAGCGAACGCCGCTGGCGCATCGGCTTCCGGCTGGCCTGGTTCGGCCTGGTGCTGGCCGTGGCCTGGGCGGTGTTCACCCAGCATGGCGTGCACCCGGCCGCACCGTCGGGCCCGCACACCGCGCTGATCGAGGTGCGCGGCGAGATCGCCGAGCAGAGCGAAGCCAGCGCCGAGAACATCGTCGCCTCGCTCAAGTCGGCCTACGAGGATGATTCGGCCAAGGGCATCGTGATGCGCTTCAACTCGCCGGGCGGCAGCCCGGTGCAGGCCGGCATCGTCAGCGACGAGATCCAGCGCCTGCGCAAGCTGCATCCGAACAAGAAGCTCTATGCCGTCTGCGAAGAGATGTGCGCCTCGGCGGCCTATTACATGGCCGCCAACGCCGACGAGATCTACGTCGACAAGGCCAGCATCGTCGGCTCCATCGGCGTGCTGATGGACGGCTTCGGCTTCACCGGCCTGATGGACAAGCTTGGCGTGGAGCGCCGTCTGCTGACCGCCGGTGCCAACAAGGGCATGCTGGACCCGTTCTCGCCGGTGGACGAGAAGCAGAAGGCCTACGCTGAGGCCATGCTGGAACAGATCCACCAGCAGTTCATCACCGTGGTCAAGCATGGTCGGGGGGACCGCCTGAAGCTCAATGACGACACCTTCTCGGGCCTGTTCTGGAACGGCGAGGAGGCCGTGAACCAGGGGCTGGCCGACCATTACGGCAACCTGGACTACGTGGCCCGCGAGGTGGTCAAGGCCGAGGACGTCATCGACTACACCCCGCAGGAAAACGTGGCCGAACGCCTGGCCAAGCGCTTCGGCGCGTCGATCGGCGAAGGCGTCGTCCACGCCATGCGCGCCATCGGTCCGCTGCGTTGA
- the acpS gene encoding holo-ACP synthase, with amino-acid sequence MVVGIGTDICDLRRITAVLARKGDRFAQKVLGPAEWQVFQARRAREEGRGLAYLATRFSAKESFSKAIGLGMHMPMTWRACEILNHPSGQPFVRLSGELADWFAARGWRAHVTLSDETDYVVSFVVVETAADAPASLSP; translated from the coding sequence ATGGTCGTCGGCATCGGCACCGACATCTGCGACCTGCGCCGCATCACCGCGGTGCTGGCCCGCAAGGGCGACCGCTTCGCCCAGAAGGTGCTGGGGCCGGCCGAATGGCAGGTCTTCCAGGCCCGCCGCGCCCGGGAGGAGGGCCGTGGCCTGGCCTATCTGGCCACCCGCTTTTCCGCCAAGGAATCCTTCTCCAAGGCCATCGGGCTGGGCATGCACATGCCCATGACCTGGCGTGCCTGCGAAATCCTCAACCACCCCAGCGGCCAGCCCTTCGTGCGCCTCTCGGGTGAGTTGGCCGACTGGTTCGCCGCCCGGGGCTGGCGTGCCCATGTCACCCTCAGCGACGAGACCGACTACGTGGTCAGCTTCGTCGTCGTCGAAACCGCTGCCGACGCGCCCGCGTCCTTGTCCCCATGA
- the panB gene encoding 3-methyl-2-oxobutanoate hydroxymethyltransferase: protein MSVHPVEPSAAAPRPALNLPRLRDMAARGEKLAMVTCYDATFAQLLDAAEVDIQLVGDSLGNVVQGQSSTLPVTLEHMAYHTACVARAKRQAWLVTDMPFGSYEASPQQAFESAAALMRAGAQMVKIEGGGDIAHTVRFLVDRGIPVCGHLGLTPQRVHALGGFRIQGRDEAAAAQLKADAAALAQAGAAMLVLELVPSALAREITQAHPEMMTIGIGAGAGTTGQVLVLHDLLGLTSGKRPRFVRDFTREPGSAADAPGLSVAQALRRYVVDVKAGRFPDEAVHGY from the coding sequence ATGAGTGTCCATCCGGTTGAACCCTCCGCTGCAGCGCCCCGTCCGGCGCTGAACCTGCCCCGCCTGCGCGACATGGCCGCCCGGGGCGAGAAGCTCGCCATGGTGACCTGCTACGACGCCACCTTCGCCCAGTTGCTGGACGCGGCCGAGGTGGACATCCAGCTGGTGGGGGATTCGCTGGGCAATGTGGTGCAGGGTCAGAGCAGCACGCTGCCGGTCACGCTGGAGCACATGGCCTACCACACGGCCTGCGTGGCGCGGGCCAAACGCCAGGCCTGGCTGGTGACGGACATGCCCTTCGGCAGCTACGAGGCCAGCCCGCAGCAGGCCTTCGAATCCGCCGCGGCGCTGATGCGCGCCGGGGCCCAGATGGTCAAGATCGAGGGCGGTGGCGACATCGCCCACACGGTGCGCTTCCTGGTGGACCGGGGCATCCCTGTCTGCGGCCACCTGGGTCTGACGCCGCAGCGTGTGCATGCCCTGGGGGGCTTCCGCATCCAGGGGCGTGACGAGGCCGCCGCCGCCCAGCTCAAGGCCGACGCCGCGGCGCTGGCCCAGGCCGGTGCCGCCATGCTGGTGCTGGAGCTGGTGCCCTCGGCCCTGGCGCGCGAGATCACCCAGGCCCATCCCGAGATGATGACCATCGGCATCGGCGCGGGCGCCGGCACCACCGGCCAGGTGCTGGTGCTGCACGACCTGCTGGGGCTGACCTCCGGCAAGCGCCCGCGCTTCGTGCGCGACTTCACCCGTGAGCCGGGCAGCGCCGCCGATGCGCCGGGCCTGTCGGTGGCGCAGGCCCTGCGCCGCTATGTGGTGGACGTGAAGGCCGGTCGCTTCCCCGACGAGGCCGTGCACGGCTACTGA
- a CDS encoding pyridoxine 5'-phosphate synthase — protein sequence MNPLVAPEAGVHTGAGTALSVNLNKVALLRNTRHLGIPSVTRAADIVLKAGAQGITVHPRPDERHIRGSDVHELAELLKAWPAVEYNIEGNPLHNLMDFIRAVRPHQATFVPDTVGQFTSDHGWNLPADAPVLKPLIDECHALGVRVSLFMDPLPEAMAHAAALGADRVELYTESWAAAWGTPRQDEVGARFATAGQAALAAGLGLNAGHDLSRDNLADFLQLVPGVLEVSIGHALIADALELGYDATVRAYLACIRQVQPRA from the coding sequence ATGAACCCCCTTGTCGCCCCCGAAGCCGGTGTGCACACCGGCGCCGGCACCGCCCTGTCGGTCAACCTCAACAAGGTCGCGCTGCTGCGCAACACCCGCCACCTGGGCATTCCCAGCGTGACGCGGGCCGCCGACATCGTGCTCAAGGCCGGTGCCCAGGGCATCACCGTGCACCCGCGGCCGGACGAGCGCCACATCCGGGGCAGCGACGTGCACGAACTGGCCGAGCTGCTCAAGGCCTGGCCCGCGGTGGAATACAACATCGAGGGCAACCCCCTGCACAACCTGATGGACTTCATCCGGGCGGTGCGGCCCCACCAGGCCACCTTCGTGCCCGACACCGTCGGCCAGTTCACCTCCGACCACGGCTGGAACCTGCCGGCCGACGCCCCGGTCCTGAAGCCGCTGATCGACGAATGCCATGCGCTGGGCGTGCGGGTCAGCCTCTTCATGGATCCGCTGCCCGAGGCCATGGCCCATGCCGCGGCGCTCGGCGCCGACCGGGTCGAGCTCTACACCGAAAGCTGGGCGGCGGCCTGGGGCACGCCCCGGCAGGACGAGGTCGGGGCCCGTTTCGCGACCGCCGGTCAGGCCGCGCTGGCGGCAGGCCTGGGCCTGAACGCCGGCCATGACCTGAGCCGCGACAACCTGGCCGACTTCCTGCAACTGGTGCCGGGCGTGCTGGAGGTCTCGATCGGCCACGCCCTGATCGCCGATGCGCTGGAGCTGGGCTACGACGCCACGGTGCGGGCCTACCTGGCCTGCATCCGCCAGGTGCAGCCCCGGGCCTGA
- a CDS encoding HAD-IA family hydrolase — MTRSRRFDLIAFDWDGTLFDSTALIVRCIQRAAQDLHLPVPSDQEAAYVIGLGLHEALQKVVPGLPPERYPELGQRYRHHYFAAQHEISLFQGTLEMLAALKDRHHWLTVATGKSRRGLDEALSSTELKGVFDASRTADETFSKPHPRMLEELMAEFGVPPERTLMIGDTTHDLEMARNARTASVGVSFGAHDPAAFAPLNPLFVAHSTPELHAWLLDNA; from the coding sequence ATGACCCGCTCCCGCCGCTTCGACCTCATCGCCTTCGACTGGGATGGCACGCTGTTCGATTCCACCGCGCTGATCGTGCGGTGCATCCAGCGCGCCGCCCAGGACCTGCACCTGCCCGTGCCCAGCGACCAGGAGGCCGCCTACGTGATCGGCCTGGGTCTGCACGAGGCCCTGCAGAAGGTGGTGCCGGGCCTGCCGCCCGAGCGCTATCCGGAGCTGGGCCAGCGCTACCGCCACCACTACTTCGCCGCCCAGCACGAGATCAGCCTGTTCCAGGGCACGCTGGAGATGCTGGCCGCGCTCAAGGACCGCCACCACTGGCTGACCGTGGCCACCGGCAAGAGCCGGCGCGGCCTGGACGAGGCCCTCTCCAGCACCGAGCTCAAAGGGGTGTTCGACGCCAGCCGCACCGCCGACGAGACCTTCTCCAAGCCGCACCCGCGCATGCTGGAGGAACTGATGGCCGAGTTCGGCGTGCCGCCCGAGCGCACGCTGATGATCGGCGACACCACCCATGACCTGGAGATGGCCCGCAACGCCCGCACCGCGTCGGTGGGGGTCAGCTTCGGGGCCCACGACCCGGCGGCCTTCGCGCCACTGAATCCCCTGTTCGTGGCCCATTCCACGCCCGAGCTGCACGCCTGGCTGCTCGACAATGCCTGA
- the nagZ gene encoding beta-N-acetylhexosaminidase yields MNHHSPVILDIAGAALTADDRRRLAHPLTGGLILFTRNWQHRAQLTALIAEVKAIREDLLVCIDHEGGRVQRLRTDGFTHLPPMRHYGELWMQDAMRATEAATAAGFVLAAELRACGVDLSFTPVLDLDHGESGVIGDRAFHRDARVVTLLAKSVMHGLLLAGMANCGKHFPGHGFVKADSHVAVPVDKRSRKAILAEDAQPYGWLGGTLASVMPAHVIYPKVDARPAGFSPVWLQDILRHQLGFEGAIFSDDLSMEGARFIEGRSVSATEAGVAALQAGCDLVLLCNQSQVEGGRPVDELLDGLMQAQSEGQWAPEPLSEQRRLALLPQTEPLPWDELMMSSVYQRALERLQG; encoded by the coding sequence ATGAACCACCACAGTCCCGTCATCCTCGACATCGCCGGCGCCGCGCTGACCGCCGACGACCGCCGCCGCCTGGCCCATCCGCTGACCGGTGGGCTGATCCTCTTCACCCGCAACTGGCAGCACCGGGCCCAGCTCACCGCGCTGATTGCCGAGGTCAAGGCCATCCGCGAAGACCTGCTGGTCTGCATCGACCACGAGGGCGGCCGGGTGCAGCGCCTGCGCACCGACGGCTTCACCCACCTGCCGCCGATGCGCCACTATGGCGAGCTGTGGATGCAGGACGCGATGCGCGCCACCGAAGCGGCCACCGCGGCCGGCTTCGTGCTGGCGGCCGAGTTGCGCGCCTGTGGTGTGGACCTCAGCTTCACCCCGGTGCTGGACCTGGACCATGGCGAGAGCGGCGTGATCGGCGACCGAGCCTTCCACCGCGATGCCCGGGTGGTGACCCTGCTGGCCAAGAGCGTGATGCATGGCCTCTTGCTGGCCGGCATGGCCAACTGCGGCAAGCACTTCCCCGGCCATGGTTTCGTCAAAGCCGACAGCCACGTGGCTGTGCCGGTGGACAAGCGCTCGCGCAAGGCCATCCTGGCCGAGGACGCCCAGCCCTACGGCTGGTTGGGCGGGACCCTGGCCAGTGTGATGCCGGCCCATGTGATCTACCCCAAGGTCGATGCCCGGCCCGCCGGCTTCTCGCCGGTCTGGCTGCAGGACATCCTGCGCCACCAGCTGGGCTTCGAGGGCGCCATCTTCAGCGACGACCTGAGCATGGAGGGCGCGCGCTTCATCGAAGGGCGGTCGGTCAGCGCCACCGAGGCCGGCGTGGCCGCGTTGCAGGCCGGCTGTGACCTGGTGCTGCTGTGCAACCAATCCCAGGTGGAGGGTGGCCGGCCGGTGGACGAACTGCTCGACGGCCTGATGCAGGCCCAGAGCGAGGGCCAATGGGCGCCGGAGCCCTTGTCCGAGCAGCGTCGCCTGGCCCTGCTGCCGCAGACCGAACCCCTGCCCTGGGACGAGCTGATGATGTCGTCCGTCTACCAGCGTGCCCTGGAACGCCTGCAAGGCTGA
- a CDS encoding Rieske (2Fe-2S) protein: MTEPAAFPRIALCASQALVERGDAWVFDVLLWGRPARAFALRFEGRVVGYLNRCVHVAAEMDWQPGRFLDTQKRWIVCALHGATFEPSDGYCIAGPGRGQRLRALRVEEEGGQVWWWPDADVRPAPPPPAPTLS; this comes from the coding sequence ATGACCGAGCCGGCCGCGTTCCCCCGCATCGCGCTGTGTGCCAGCCAGGCGCTGGTCGAGCGGGGCGATGCCTGGGTCTTCGACGTGCTGCTCTGGGGCCGGCCGGCCCGCGCCTTCGCCCTGCGCTTCGAAGGCCGGGTGGTCGGCTACCTGAACCGCTGCGTGCATGTGGCCGCCGAGATGGACTGGCAGCCCGGCCGTTTCCTGGACACGCAAAAGCGCTGGATCGTCTGTGCCCTGCATGGCGCCACCTTCGAGCCCTCAGACGGCTATTGCATTGCCGGCCCCGGCCGGGGGCAGCGCCTGCGGGCCTTGCGGGTGGAGGAAGAGGGCGGGCAGGTCTGGTGGTGGCCCGATGCCGATGTCCGACCCGCCCCGCCCCCCCCCGCGCCGACCTTGTCCTGA
- a CDS encoding RluA family pseudouridine synthase produces the protein MRLVTVDERSVGQRLDNFLLRELKGVPKTHVYRIIRSGEVRVDKARAGADTRLEEGQVVRVPPVRMAEAPDEAAVAAVPAREFPVLFEDEQLLVIDKPAGVAVHGGSGVSFGVIEQLRRARPQAKFLELVHRLDKETSGLLLLAKKRSALTALQDQFRQRETGKTYAALVIGDWPARKKVIDVALHKYLTAEGERRVRAVPGDDEDGRRSISLVRVAARYAGFSLLDVTIKTGRTHQIRVHLSHEGHPIVGDEKYGDFALNKALAAGRAVAGARFDRMFLHARRLAFDHPVSGARIELEAPLPPECETLLAQLTPATAA, from the coding sequence GTGCGCCTCGTCACGGTCGACGAGCGCTCTGTCGGCCAGCGCCTGGACAACTTCCTGCTGCGCGAACTCAAGGGCGTGCCCAAGACCCATGTCTACCGCATCATCCGCTCCGGCGAGGTGCGGGTGGACAAGGCCCGGGCCGGCGCCGACACCCGGCTGGAAGAGGGCCAGGTGGTGCGCGTGCCGCCGGTGCGGATGGCCGAGGCGCCGGACGAGGCCGCCGTGGCCGCTGTGCCGGCCCGCGAGTTCCCGGTGCTGTTCGAGGACGAGCAGTTGCTGGTGATCGACAAGCCGGCCGGCGTGGCCGTGCACGGCGGCAGCGGGGTCAGCTTCGGGGTCATCGAACAGCTGCGCCGGGCCCGGCCGCAGGCCAAGTTCCTGGAGCTGGTGCACCGGCTGGACAAGGAGACCTCGGGCCTGTTGCTGCTGGCCAAGAAGCGCAGTGCCCTGACCGCGCTGCAGGACCAGTTCCGCCAGCGCGAAACGGGCAAGACCTACGCCGCCCTGGTGATCGGTGACTGGCCGGCGCGCAAGAAGGTCATCGACGTGGCCCTGCACAAATACCTGACCGCCGAGGGCGAGCGCCGGGTGCGTGCCGTGCCGGGCGACGACGAGGACGGCCGGCGCTCCATCTCGCTGGTGCGGGTGGCGGCGCGCTATGCCGGCTTCAGTCTGCTGGATGTGACCATCAAGACCGGCCGCACCCACCAGATCCGCGTCCACCTCTCGCACGAGGGCCACCCCATCGTCGGAGACGAGAAGTACGGCGATTTCGCCCTCAACAAGGCTCTGGCCGCCGGCCGGGCGGTGGCGGGTGCGCGCTTCGACCGCATGTTCCTGCACGCCCGGCGACTGGCCTTCGACCACCCGGTCAGCGGGGCCCGCATCGAGCTGGAAGCCCCCTTGCCCCCGGAATGCGAGACACTGCTGGCCCAGCTGACCCCGGCCACGGCCGCCTGA
- the recO gene encoding DNA repair protein RecO has protein sequence MSSRRATAPAPAYVLHRYDWSESSLILDLFSRDQGRITVAAKGAKRPYSQLRPVLLPFQRLLVVASRPAKDETADILTLRSAEWAGGQPMLGGAALFSGFYLNELLMKLLARHDPHPLLFDAYAATLPALGAADDTLTQAALRAFEIVLLREIGLLPQLDEQTASGLAVAADAPYQLRPELGLVAWQQGEAALPGARWAALQQALDHGALAELQALCAQALPALKTTLRGLLHYHLGSPRLRTRDVMIDAQQLMDAPAPLASTSPPP, from the coding sequence ATGTCCTCCCGTCGCGCCACGGCCCCCGCGCCGGCCTATGTGCTGCACCGCTACGACTGGAGCGAGTCCAGCCTGATCCTGGACCTCTTCAGCCGCGACCAGGGCCGCATCACCGTGGCGGCCAAGGGGGCCAAGCGGCCCTACTCGCAGCTGCGTCCGGTGCTGCTGCCTTTCCAGCGCCTGCTGGTGGTGGCCAGCCGTCCGGCCAAGGACGAGACGGCCGACATCCTCACCCTGCGCAGCGCTGAATGGGCCGGTGGCCAGCCCATGCTGGGCGGCGCGGCCCTGTTCAGCGGCTTCTACCTGAATGAGCTGCTGATGAAGCTGCTGGCCCGGCACGATCCGCACCCGCTGCTGTTCGATGCCTACGCCGCCACGCTGCCTGCGCTGGGCGCGGCCGACGACACCCTGACCCAGGCCGCGCTGCGGGCCTTCGAGATCGTGCTGCTGCGCGAGATCGGCCTGCTGCCGCAACTGGACGAGCAGACCGCCTCCGGCCTGGCCGTGGCCGCCGACGCACCTTACCAACTGCGGCCCGAACTGGGCCTGGTGGCCTGGCAGCAGGGCGAGGCCGCGCTGCCCGGCGCCCGCTGGGCAGCCCTGCAGCAGGCCCTGGACCATGGCGCGCTGGCCGAACTGCAGGCCTTGTGCGCCCAGGCCTTGCCCGCGCTCAAGACGACCCTGCGCGGCCTGCTTCACTATCATTTGGGTTCGCCCCGGCTGCGCACGCGCGACGTGATGATCGACGCGCAGCAGCTGATGGACGCCCCTGCGCCCCTGGCCTCCACCTCACCCCCGCCATGA
- a CDS encoding c-type cytochrome, which produces MKPHLRSPLMRAALLALASAAWLGGCAVEWQNREPARQLAKAAQPQGSVYGGWRVFQARCASCHGADAAGLAGAGPNLLERVATLGERRFVGLVLNRYDWGLPPQQADRSALVDEVVAGRQGLLTMPAWGGEPVVTAHIADLYAYLSARAEGTVGPGRPSTP; this is translated from the coding sequence ATGAAACCGCACCTGCGCTCCCCCCTGATGCGCGCCGCCCTGCTGGCCCTGGCCTCGGCGGCCTGGCTCGGCGGCTGCGCCGTGGAATGGCAGAACCGCGAGCCGGCCCGTCAACTGGCCAAGGCGGCCCAGCCCCAGGGCTCGGTCTACGGGGGCTGGCGGGTCTTCCAGGCCCGCTGTGCCAGCTGCCACGGGGCCGACGCGGCCGGCCTGGCGGGGGCGGGCCCCAACCTGCTGGAGCGGGTGGCCACCCTGGGTGAGCGCCGCTTCGTCGGTCTGGTGCTCAACCGTTACGACTGGGGCCTGCCGCCGCAGCAGGCCGACCGCAGCGCGCTGGTGGACGAGGTGGTGGCCGGCCGGCAGGGCCTGCTGACCATGCCGGCCTGGGGTGGCGAGCCGGTGGTCACGGCCCACATCGCCGACCTCTACGCTTACCTGTCGGCCCGTGCCGAGGGCACCGTGGGTCCGGGGCGGCCATCGACGCCCTGA
- a CDS encoding Rne/Rng family ribonuclease has product MKRMLINATQPEERRLAIVDGQKLLDFETEIEGREQRKGNIYKAVVTRVEPSLEACFVDYGEDRHGFLPFKEISRQYFKEGVSVKDAKIQDVIANGQELLVQVEKEERGNKGAALTTFVSLAGRYLVLMPNNPRGGGVSRRIEGEQREELKENLDQLEYPKGMSLIARTAGIGRSAAELQWDLNYMLKLWDAIDTASKAGKGAFLIYQESSLVIRAIRDYFTADIGEILIDTDDIYDQAQQFMNHVMPESAHRVKRYRDDAPLFSRFQIEHQIETAFSRTVNLPSGGAIVIDHTEALVAVDVNSARATRGGDIEETATRTNLEAADEIARQCRLRDLGGLIVVDFIDMEESKNRRDVEQRLKDALRFDRARVQFSSISKFGLLELSRQRLRPALSEGSHITCPRCNGTGHIRDTESSALQILRIIQEEALKENTAAVHVQVPVEVTSFLLNEKRQEISKIELKQRITVLLVPNKHLDTPNYKLERLRHDDPRLENLQASYTMVQETDEEVSISRREKAKPKQEPVIKGVLPDQPAPVAPPPAAPTPAPAPAAAAAPVPAPAPASGGGFFGWLKKLFGTEPAPAPVAKAEATPTPAAKTEGERGGRSGGNRRDRGERGERGERGNRGEAGGRNGGQRAEGGRGEGGNKPRREDNRGDRAERGERAERGDRAERGERGGRGEGRRNAPERVEALDTGAQERKPRTELDVPANALADKVEGAEAEGALADAERNGGRRRRRRGGRGRDGERTEGEMSQGAEGAVEGEAPAEATAADQLTAAVEAPAGEPVEGEREGRGRRNRRPRREQTDTQEEGSQAIPAAPLGEEAAAEAPSVEVHEAPAPVEAPAAAPAPVAAAPVVVPAYTLALDELNAIAAGAGLSWVNSDAEKVRVVQEAIAAEPQPVHVPRERPPVVVLDEGPLVLVETRKDLSQVTLPFDAPQS; this is encoded by the coding sequence ATGAAACGCATGCTGATCAACGCGACGCAGCCGGAAGAGCGGCGCCTCGCGATCGTCGATGGCCAGAAACTGCTCGACTTCGAGACCGAGATCGAGGGCCGCGAACAGCGCAAGGGCAACATCTACAAGGCCGTCGTCACCCGCGTCGAGCCGTCCCTGGAAGCCTGCTTCGTCGACTACGGCGAGGACCGCCACGGCTTCCTGCCCTTCAAGGAAATCTCGCGCCAGTATTTCAAGGAAGGCGTCTCGGTCAAGGACGCCAAGATCCAGGACGTGATCGCCAACGGCCAGGAACTCCTGGTCCAGGTCGAAAAGGAAGAGCGTGGCAACAAGGGCGCCGCCCTGACCACCTTCGTCTCGCTGGCCGGCCGCTACCTGGTGCTGATGCCCAACAACCCGCGTGGCGGTGGCGTGAGCCGCCGCATCGAGGGCGAGCAGCGTGAAGAGCTGAAGGAAAACCTCGACCAGCTCGAGTACCCCAAGGGCATGAGCCTGATCGCCCGCACCGCCGGCATCGGCCGCTCGGCCGCCGAGCTGCAGTGGGACCTGAACTACATGCTCAAGCTCTGGGACGCCATCGACACGGCGTCTAAGGCGGGCAAGGGCGCCTTCCTGATCTACCAGGAATCGTCGCTGGTGATCCGCGCGATCCGCGACTACTTCACCGCCGACATCGGCGAGATCCTGATCGACACCGACGACATCTACGATCAGGCCCAGCAGTTCATGAACCACGTGATGCCGGAATCGGCGCATCGCGTGAAGCGCTACCGGGATGACGCCCCGCTGTTCTCGCGCTTCCAGATCGAGCACCAGATCGAGACGGCCTTCAGCCGCACGGTGAACCTGCCCTCGGGCGGTGCCATCGTGATCGACCACACCGAGGCCCTGGTGGCCGTGGACGTGAACTCGGCGCGCGCCACCCGCGGCGGCGACATCGAGGAAACCGCCACCCGCACCAACCTGGAAGCCGCCGACGAAATCGCCCGCCAGTGCCGCCTGCGCGACCTGGGCGGCCTGATCGTGGTCGACTTCATCGACATGGAGGAGAGCAAGAACCGCCGCGACGTCGAGCAGCGTCTGAAGGACGCCCTGCGCTTCGACCGCGCCCGCGTGCAGTTCAGCTCCATCTCCAAGTTCGGCCTGCTGGAACTGAGCCGCCAGCGCCTGCGCCCGGCCCTGTCCGAAGGCAGCCACATCACCTGCCCGCGCTGCAACGGCACCGGCCACATCCGCGACACCGAATCCTCGGCGCTGCAGATCCTGCGCATCATCCAGGAAGAGGCCCTGAAGGAAAACACCGCCGCCGTGCATGTGCAGGTGCCGGTGGAAGTGACCTCCTTCCTGCTCAACGAGAAGCGCCAGGAGATCAGCAAGATCGAGCTCAAGCAGCGCATCACCGTGCTGCTGGTGCCCAACAAGCACCTGGACACGCCCAACTACAAGCTCGAGCGCCTGCGCCACGACGACCCGCGCCTGGAGAACCTGCAGGCCAGCTACACCATGGTGCAGGAGACCGACGAAGAGGTCTCCATCTCGCGCCGCGAGAAGGCCAAGCCCAAGCAAGAGCCGGTGATCAAGGGCGTGCTGCCCGACCAGCCGGCCCCCGTGGCGCCGCCGCCCGCGGCCCCCACGCCCGCTCCGGCTCCGGCCGCTGCAGCAGCCCCGGTGCCCGCCCCGGCGCCGGCCAGCGGTGGTGGCTTCTTCGGCTGGCTCAAGAAGCTGTTCGGCACCGAACCGGCGCCGGCACCCGTCGCCAAGGCCGAAGCCACCCCCACCCCGGCCGCCAAGACCGAGGGTGAGCGCGGCGGCCGCAGCGGCGGCAACCGCCGGGACCGTGGCGAACGCGGTGAACGCGGTGAGCGCGGCAACCGTGGTGAGGCCGGTGGCCGCAACGGCGGCCAGCGCGCCGAAGGCGGCCGCGGCGAAGGCGGCAACAAGCCGCGCCGCGAGGACAACCGCGGCGACCGGGCTGAGCGTGGGGAACGTGCCGAACGCGGAGACCGTGCCGAGCGCGGTGAACGTGGCGGCCGCGGTGAAGGCCGCCGCAACGCCCCCGAGCGCGTCGAGGCCCTGGACACCGGCGCGCAGGAACGCAAGCCGCGCACCGAGCTGGACGTGCCGGCCAACGCCCTGGCCGACAAGGTCGAGGGCGCGGAGGCCGAGGGCGCGCTGGCCGATGCCGAGCGCAACGGTGGCCGCCGCCGCCGCCGCCGTGGTGGCCGTGGCCGCGATGGCGAGCGCACCGAGGGCGAAATGAGCCAGGGCGCCGAGGGCGCGGTCGAGGGCGAAGCCCCGGCCGAAGCCACCGCCGCGGACCAGCTGACCGCTGCCGTTGAAGCGCCGGCCGGCGAGCCGGTCGAGGGCGAGCGCGAGGGCCGTGGCCGTCGCAACCGCCGCCCCCGCCGCGAGCAGACCGACACCCAGGAAGAAGGCAGCCAGGCCATCCCGGCCGCGCCGCTGGGTGAAGAGGCTGCTGCCGAGGCGCCGAGCGTGGAAGTGCACGAAGCCCCGGCCCCGGTCGAGGCGCCGGCCGCCGCTCCGGCCCCTGTTGCTGCCGCCCCGGTGGTGGTGCCGGCCTACACCCTGGCCCTGGACGAGCTCAACGCCATCGCGGCGGGCGCCGGCCTGAGCTGGGTGAACTCCGACGCCGAGAAGGTGCGCGTCGTTCAGGAGGCCATCGCCGCCGAGCCCCAGCCGGTCCATGTGCCGCGCGAGCGGCCGCCGGTGGTCGTGCTGGACGAAGGCCCGCTGGTGCTGGTCGAGACCCGCAAGGACCTCAGCCAGGTCACCCTGCCCTTCGACGCACCCCAGTCCTGA